In Mycobacteriales bacterium, the DNA window CCGTCCTGGCCCCAGTTGTCGAGGATCTGCTTGGTCGCGTGCACCAGCAGCGGCACGGTCGAGTACTCCCACTTCTGCATGAACCGAACCGTACCGCCGGTCCCGGCCGCGCCCGTGCCGCGGCTCGTCGCGCCGTGGCAACCCGACGCACCTACCCTGGCGGGGGTGAGTACCAG includes these proteins:
- a CDS encoding DUF4177 domain-containing protein encodes the protein MQKWEYSTVPLLVHATKQILDNWGQDGWELVSVIPGPNPEQLVAYLKRPLS